The Accipiter gentilis chromosome 8, bAccGen1.1, whole genome shotgun sequence genomic sequence CTTAGACAAATTGTTGAAACTTCCTAATGCTCCCCAGATCAAGGTTTCCTCACAGCATGCTACTAGCCTTGTTCCAGCACCATGGCCTGTGCTCTGGTCTGGAGCTGTCTGagtgctgggctggaggagggggctCTGAGTATGGCTTGTCCCACTATTGCAGCGGCAGACAGAGGGACGTGTGCCAGTGTTCAGCCATGAGGTAGTGCCTGACCATCTTCGAACTAAGCCTGACCCTGAGGTagaggagcaggagaagcagctgatcACAGATGCAGCTCGAATTAGCCCTGATGTGGCACAGGTAGGTGAAGAAGAGTTTGATACTTCTGCCTCTTAGTCCTAGGGTACAAGATGCCCTTTAACTCTGCTTCCTTCACCCTTCCatctgacagttttctttttcGCTGTGTCCTTTTCTGTCTGAGATTTCTCCAGCTGCCCCTAGCTGAGGTTTGGTTTCCTCCGCAGTTTCACAAACCAAGGGTATACAGCCTGCTGGCTGTTCACAGGAGGTGACATCAGATCAGGCAGAGAAAGGCAAAGGCTATCCCAGCCCCATAGTACTCTCCTGCATGCATTAGCACTAAGCTCTCTAGGCTCTGCTACCAAAATGCTTATGTTTGGTTACACAGACCCTGGCAAGAGAAAGCTTGTTCATTTATGTTGCTGACTTGTACTGAGTTGGAGATATCCTGTTGGTTTCTGAtggttttcattttgcagaagcaGATCCAAAGTCTGAACAAAATGTGCTCAAATCTGCTGGAGAAAATCAGTAAGGAGGAGCGTGAATCTGAAAGTGGAGGTATGTCACTGAGGTAGAAGTGGGGTACAAAGTCCAAACAGCAGGCTTGAGAGAGTAGTGGCAAAACAGGTAAAACAGAGAGCCTGAAGCATGGGAAATGCAGATGAGCAGCACAGACAAAAGCATTCCAGAAGATGCAAGATTGGCTGTCCTGGAGCCCCTAATTTGAAAAAGGGTCCTGTGGGTGTGATATGTTCTGCTTGTGTGACCTATGCATGGCAGGAATATCATTCCAACCCTTTGCCATATTCCCCTTCAAGGAGCTGGTAAGTATTTACCAAGAAAACATCCCAGTCAACTTGGATTAATAAAAATAGCAGTGAAAATGCAGTGGCAGTGAATGGGAAACCCCTTAGCTATGTTCTGAATGAGTCCACAACATGTTTGTTGGCAGGCTTTTGCGTGATGTCCTCTAGATGATGGCTGTTTCAGACTCATGGTCAACCTTTTCAGATTCTGACTCTGATGCTGGACATCCTTATTTCATTGGTCTCTGCCATCAGCTGTTCACTATTCCTGGGAGTGCTATGCACAACTCTCaaaggttgtggggttttgggggttttcttgtcATCTTTGACACAGATAGTGTAAGCAAGGACCCAAGCACAGGTTCTGTCTGGTTTCCAGGATTAACAGTATAACTGGGCAGGTGGTAGAAGAACTTGCAGACACCATGCTGCTCATAAGCCTCCAAAAGGGGATGTTGCCATTGTTTATCTAAAACACAGTGCTTGTTGCCTGCCATAGGATTCAGCTTGGAAGAGCCTTTAGTGGGAACATTCTCTTTGGCATGGAGCAGTTGGCTCCCTCTATCTTCCCCTGAGCAGTATATGCCCTGCTCTCAGTGGAGAAGCTCTTGGATCACCACCATCCctggattttgcagcttctttgACCCTGCTGAGACTCTTGTAGGACAGCTTGTTAGAAACTGATCTCTATTACCTGCACCAAAATAGCAGAAAAGTAAATTCAGGACCAGCTATGCTACTTTTTAGATTTGATTGCTAAAATGCTCCAAAATCACTTCTTTTTCTACAGGTTTACGACAGAACAAGCAGACTTTCAACCCTGCAGATACCAATGCGCTGGTAGCAGCTGTGGCCTTTGGGAAAGGACTGTCAAACCGGAGACCTCCTGGCTCCGGAGGATCTGTCCAGTCAGGCCAACCTGGAGCTGGTGCCATCATTGCAGGTGCTTCAGGCATGCAGCAGGTCCCAATGTCAGGTGcaccagctcagcagcagccaatgCTGGCAGGAGTGCAGATGGCACAAGCAGGACAGCCAGGTAAATAAGTTGCATATTGGAGAGCAATTGAAATGCAGGGAGCAAGAAAGACAAATGCCGATGTAGAGattcttccccagccaccctttAGATATAACTGAGTAAGAGGTTCCTTTCTGGCCTTAATAACATGAGTCAGGTTGTAACAGTGGAGTAGTACCTGCTTAAAATGGGCTCAAAGTTAGAAATGGATCCCAGCCATCCAGCTTCAGCTTCTTAACTCACACTGCAATACCATTTTAATAATAGACTTAGTGAACACAGGAATCAATATAGAGGAAGATCACAGTGTAGTTTTGGAGGGATCTATGCTCCGGGTTTTGTTGTCAAATTTAAGTTGTAGGTGGGTAAAAAAGTGGAAAAGTTTTATGATAATGAGTTATTTAAAgtatgaaaaaacccaaagttgTCTGTAAAGAGTCACAGAAGGATTTCATATACCAAGTGACTTCACTTAATAATAGTAGATTACATTTGTATTAAACATAAAGTGAAACACATAGGCATAGCAATTTGACTTTACAAAGCACCTGGACTCTAACCCAGTTACCTCTATTAGGGAAATAGATACATGGTACAGTAGTTCTGTAAAGACATTAATTGGATGTTCAGTTGAGGCAAAAATActagaaaaggaacagagaaacagAGGATGTCATTAGGCCATTGTATAAATCCACAGCTGCAACATTATGTGCAGTTCTGATCTCTTCTCTGCTACTGGGGGTAGCTTTAGGGTAGGGCGAAGAAAGTATGGAAGCCTATAAAATCCCAAATTGTATACAGCAGGTGAGAGGGGAATGATTGTTCATTGTTTCCCGTGATACAGAAGGATCGATGAAAGTGCACCAGTGAAAATACCAGCTTGTAGATTCAGAACAAAAGGGAGATACTGTTCTGGATACTAAATAATTACACTGTAGAGTGCATTGCCAAGTGTGTGATAGGTAGATAAAGTTTATATGAGATGGAAAAGTAAGTAAGTAGGTAAATTTCTGGATGAAAAATCAGTCAACAGCTAATCCTGAAGATACCAGCTCTGACTCCCAAGTCCCTAAGCCTCAATGTGTTAGAAG encodes the following:
- the MED8 gene encoding mediator of RNA polymerase II transcription subunit 8 isoform X2, which gives rise to MQREEKQLELTLEALISQVADLKNSLVSFIYKLENEYDRLTWPSVLDSFALLSGQLNTLNKVLKHEKTPLLRNQVIIPLVLSPDRDEEIMRQTEGRVPVFSHEVVPDHLRTKPDPEVEEQEKQLITDAARISPDVAQKQIQSLNKMCSNLLEKISKEERESESGGLRQNKQTFNPADTNALVAAVAFGKGLSNRRPPGSGGSVQSGQPGAGAIIAGASGMQQVPMSGAPAQQQPMLAGVQMAQAGQPEKVISTVIWKQRRPL
- the MED8 gene encoding mediator of RNA polymerase II transcription subunit 8 isoform X1, coding for MQREEKQLELTLEALISQVADLKNSLVSFIYKLENEYDRLTWPSVLDSFALLSGQLNTLNKVLKHEKTPLLRNQVIIPLVLSPDRDEEIMRQTEGRVPVFSHEVVPDHLRTKPDPEVEEQEKQLITDAARISPDVAQKQIQSLNKMCSNLLEKISKEERESESGGLRQNKQTFNPADTNALVAAVAFGKGLSNRRPPGSGGSVQSGQPGAGAIIAGASGMQQVPMSGAPAQQQPMLAGVQMAQAGQPGKMPSGIKTNIKSASMHPYQR